From one Mytilus trossulus isolate FHL-02 chromosome 10, PNRI_Mtr1.1.1.hap1, whole genome shotgun sequence genomic stretch:
- the LOC134687186 gene encoding baculoviral IAP repeat-containing protein 2-like, protein MDHPRNRLAPLRNDSKLRRETFQNGWPPEKNFLSIDELVNQGFYFLGPGNGDRVQCVYCAGILSNWEQNDNILAEHKRNFPQCPMMKSPYKMAAYRDLSTRKASFTGWPPQMRQKPDDLAEAGLFYAGQGDKAKCFWCGGMLSEWEANDIPIVEHAKSFPQCQWLVASKGKEFVERIQQHVQQGTPVQNVSTDQTVASASSLAYAASPVSSAQLEAVLMGFDQLTVSEAMKTLGNPAEINLDSLVQAILEVQSSQASGNTDMVNNLDVGALTLQNREMRDKTICKICGQRQVNLVFLPCGHLVCCIECGAEITHCLICNVQVYKKVSVFM, encoded by the exons ATGGATCATCCACGGAACAGATTAGCACCCCTTAGGAATGACTCAAAATTACGAAgagaaacatttcaaaatggatGGCCTCCTGAAAAAAATTTCTTGTCTATTGATGAACTTGTGAACCaaggattttattttcttggtcCGGGAAATGGTGATCGTGTACAATGTGTATATTGTGCGGGAATATTGAGCAACTGGGAGCAGAATGATAACATTTTAGCAGAACATAAAAGAAACTTTCCACAGTGTCCTATGATGAAATCTCCATACAAAATGGCAGCATATAGAGACTTATCTACAAGAAAAGCAAGTTTTACTGGGTGGCCACCACAAATGAGGCAAAAGCCTGATGATTTAGCAGAAGCAGGGTTGTTTTATGCAG GTCAAGGGGACAAGGCAAAATGTTTTTGGTGTGGAGGGATGCTGTCTGAGTGGGAAGCAAATGACATTCCAATTGTAGAACATGCGAAAAGTTTTCCACAGTGTCAGTGGTTAGTGGCATCAAAAGGAAAAGAATTTGTAGAAAGAATTCAACAG cATGTACAGCAAGGAACTCCTGTGCAAAATG TTTCAACGGACCAAACAGTGGCATCAGCCTCGTCGTTAGCTTATGCAGCTAGTCCTGTATCATCGGCGCAACTAGAAGCAGTCCTAATGGGATTCGACCAACTTACAGTGAGCGAGGCCATGAAAACGTTAG GAAATCCAGCAGAAATAAATTTAGACTCACTTGTTCAAGCAATATTAGAAGTCCAGTCTTCGCAGGCTAGTGGAAATACAGACATGGTCAACAATTTAG ATGTTGGAGCATTGACCCTTCAGAATAGAGAAATGAGAGATAAGACAATCTGCAAAATATGTGGTCAGCGTCAAGTAAATCTAGTTTTCTTGCCATGTGGACATCTTGTCTGTTGCATAGAATGTGGTGCGGAAATAACGCATTGCCTTATTTGTAATGTTCAAGTTTATAAAAAGGTTTCTGTCTTTATGTAA